The Coccidioides posadasii str. Silveira chromosome 3, complete sequence genome contains a region encoding:
- a CDS encoding uncharacterized protein (EggNog:ENOG410PJWN~COG:S~BUSCO:2553at33183), whose amino-acid sequence MPIFQDPDRQRDCSDPPWPDDRSYIQCPADIELNGRHNKVMTDITPRESRMESENRPTLRTSSREELIQRIKRGESPTWVPSRSLEEYFAIHGDDPQTRLEELQKRERLSLSPSNEEGSESPERCSRSQSRCGPLLDSPIEIERPRSALHSGDFREHSPESPEKLQEGNLDGQSGYQVLSTSPPAPWYLGSPESRLKSLSFQEESSPMPAIRPVPSLGRLRPPSVSSFSANYVLKPPTSPLVHQANNPDLDMPHSIDSLDLSPCLEKANRRRTLPPEAFQTSQHIHSWGHGYGTSPGFNHREGVFSHQGHRPRRSLTSGFTLQPASSPQNSFLSRIRRPSQSSDAAPLHHASMVGSFEESILRGRMSMSPSKPLDFTAQVGVLGRGQCKANLKCPPHVTVLFPAVFYSYPTSSGGRTISDDSPSPYVGYIDIENSFPGEVRPPRKSFRQTTIPPRNPFPTHANEERIPQKTQSSPQERRVREKKSRRPQSPKCPPGGCYRIPQQGQLQIVIKNPNKTAVKLFLVPYDLEGMEPGTKTFVRQRSYSIGPAVDSPLTSGTVLDSSIAESSQGPGGSADDKPVLRYLIHVNICCPSKGRFYLYSGIRVVFANRVPDGKEKLRNEVHYPEPRYSPYKLVKDTSASMKMEPPLRRKSDGPGFRLQGSVDAGERLPSKTTQFGAPLPTPQPSAPSMFPNGTNPIAPREMIMAIDPDYIPEGRYVLGSSPSQSLAGVSFPRFEPSPPQIRAYMSRSDTQEETCSLRESDAGYVKQTRPLGYAHNGVESLLAQKLRNFNETKQELPDPEI is encoded by the exons ATGCCCATTTTTCAGGATCCAGATCGCCAGAGAGACTGCTCCGATCCGCCATGGCCTGATGACCGCAGTTATATACAGTGTCCAGCTGATATAGAGCTTAACGGCCGGCACAACAAAGTTATGACTGATATCACGCCGCGAGAATCCAGGATGGAGTCAGAAAATCGGCCAACTCTTCGCACGAGTAGTCGAGAAGAATTAATTCAGCGTATTAAACGAGGAGAGAGCCCTACGTGGGTGCCCAGTCGCTCA CTGGAGGAATACTTCGCAATACATGGAGATGATCCTCAGACTAGACTTGAAGAATTgcaaaaaagagagagactGTCTCTCTCACCATCAAATGAGGAGGGATCGGAGTCTCCAGAGCGGTGCTCGCGAAGTCAAAGTCGATGTGGCCCATTACTGGATTCTCCTATAGAGATCGAACGTCCGCGCTCAGCACTACATTCTGGTGATTTTCGTGAGCATTCACCAGAATCCCCAGAAAAGCTGCAAGAGGGCAACCTTGATGGCCAGTCCGGTTATCAGGTACTATCGACGTCACCACCGGCCCCATGGTATTTAGGTTCGCCTGAGTCACGACTAAAGTCTTTATCATTTCAAGAGGAGTCATCACCAATGCCCGCCATACGGCCTGTCCCATCGCTTGGTCGATTAAGGCCTCCCTCAGTCAGCTCGTTTTCTGCAAACTATGTGCTTAAGCCACCCACAAGCCCCCTTGTACACCAAGCCAACAATCCTGACCTCGATATGCCCCACAGCATTGATTCGCTTGACTTGTCTCCATGCTTGGAAAAAGCGAATCGCCGGCGGACACTGCCGCCCGAAGCTTTTCAAACATCACAGCACATCCACAGCTGGGGCCATGGCTATGGAACATCGCCCGGTTTCAACCACCGAGAAGGGGTATTCTCACATCAGGGACACCGGCCACGGAGATCCCTAACCTCTGGATTCACACTTCAGCCAGCGTCGTCTCCTCAGAATTCTTTCTTGTCCCGTATCAGACGTCCTTCTCAGTCGTCAGATGCAGCCCCATTACACCATGCATCTATGGTTGGATCTTTTGAAGAATCTATTCTTCGAGGCAGAATGTCTATGTCTCCGTCAAAGCCACTTGACTTCACTGCCCAGGTTGGAGTGCTGGGAAGAGGTCAATGCAAGGCTAATTTGAAATGTCCACCCCATGTGACAGTGTTGTTTCCTGCCGTTTTTTATAGCTATCCTACATCGAGCGGTGGAAGGACTATCTCAGACGATAGCCCAAGCCCGTATGTTGGGTACATCGATATCGAAAACTCGTTTCCCGGCGAAGTTCGACCGCCTAGGAAAAGTTTCAGGCAGACAACGATACCCCCTAGAAATCCTTTCCCAACTCACGCAAACGAGGAGCGCATTCCCCAAAAGACCCAATCATCGCCGCAAGAGCGACGGGTTCGGGAAAAGAAGTCGCGTCGACCGCAGTCTCCCAAGTGTCCGCCTGGTGGCTGCTACCGAATCCCACAGCAAGGTCAGTTGCAGATTGTAATAAAGAATCCCAACAAGACAGCCGTGAAGCTGTTTCTCGTTCCATACGACCTTGAAGGGATGGAACCTGGAACGAAGACCTTTGTTCGACAAAGAAGCTACTCCATCGGCCCTGCCGTGGACTCGCCCTTGACATCAGGGACGGTTCTCGATAGCAGCATAGCGGAAAGCTCACAAGGCCCTGGCGGCAGCGCTGACGATAAGCCAGTCCTCAGGTACCTCATTCACGTCAACATCTGTTGCCCATCAAAGGGCCGCTTCTATCTTTACTCTGGGATTCGTGTTGTCTTTGCAAATCGAGTTCCAGATGGTAAAGAGAAGCTGCGCAACGAAGTGCATTATCCTGAGCCTCGGTATAGCCCCTATAAACTGGTGAAGGACACTAGTGCTAGCATGAAGATGGAACCCCCATTGAGGAGGAAAAGTGATGGTCCTGGATTTAGACTGCAGGGCTCAGTCGACGCAGGAGAACGCCTCCCCTCCAAAACAACACAATTCGGCGCTCCTCTACCTACCCCTCAACCGTCAGCTCCATCGATGTTCCCTAACGGAACAAATCCTATTGCACCACGTGAAATGATAATGGCGATTGACCCCGATTATATACCAGAAGGCAGATATGTCCTTGGATCTTCCCCATCACAATCTCTGGCGGGCGTATCATTCCCACGCTTCGAGCCATCCCCCCCGCAGATACGAGCATATATGTCCAGGTCAGACACGCAGGAGGAGACGTGTAGTCTGCGAGAAAGTGACGCTGGCTACGTCAAACAGACCCGACCGCTAGGCTACGCGCACAACGGTGTTGAGAGCCTGTTGGCGCAAAAACTGCGCAATTTTAATGAAACGAAGCAGGAACTTCCAGATCCAGAAATATAA
- a CDS encoding uncharacterized protein (EggNog:ENOG410PSHM~COG:S~BUSCO:15856at33183), which translates to MHMAPKRPRDNADDVENGQHKKRKGFSVGPANLPDGTYRRKVQKIKSDLIYKAKIKKSYAKIKAQELVATQSKSVYDNDESTNANRDFEEPSEKPAPASLELHPDRQARLDAPEEDPDHLPAKKSIRETPRRRERRPKPSPFTKEMQIAQKRKEEIEARRKLKDAKERERQAMMRAKRPDQFGKQRLGRQSKVLLEKVKRIVAEP; encoded by the exons ATGCACATGGCGCCAAAGAGACCACGCGACAACGCTGATGACGTTGAAAATGGCCAGcacaaaaagagaaaaggtTTTTCCGTTGGGCCCGCGAATCTACCCGATGGCACTTATCGAAGAAAAG TCCAAAAAATCAAATCAGACCTCATCTACAAGGCCAAAATCAAAAAGTCCTACGCAAAGATAAAAGCCCAGGAGCTCGTGGCTACGCAGTCGAAGTCAGTTTATGATAATGACGAATCTACCAATGCGAACAGAGATTTCGAAGAACCAAGCGAAAAGCCAGCACCGGCGTCCCTAGAGCTGCATCCCGACCGTCAGGCGAGGTTGGATGCCCCCGAGGAGGATCCTGACCACCTACCGGCCAAGAAAAGCATAAGAGAGACGCCACGGCGCAGAGAGCGGCGACCAAAACCTTCGCCGTTCACCAAAGAGATGCAGATTGcccagaaaagaaaggaagaaattGAGGCACGAAGGAAGCTAAAAGATGCAAAGGAGAGAGAACGACAAGCTATGATGAGAGCGAAGAGACCAGATCAATTTGGAAAACAGCGGCTCGGACGACAAAGCAAAGTCCTGTTGGAGAAGGTGAAGAGAATAGTCGCGGAGCCCTAG